The following proteins are co-located in the Sulfitobacter guttiformis genome:
- the yihA gene encoding ribosome biogenesis GTP-binding protein YihA/YsxC, translated as MQLSFPLAEEPDAQTLERGRLLFAGQTEFVKGVVAMSGLPEADRLEVCFAGRSNVGKSTLINALTGMKALARASNTPGRTQEINYFTAGDFYLVDLPGYGYANAPLPIVEKWQRLLKQFLQGRQTLRRAFVLIDARHGVKSVDDEIMSLLDSAAVTFQAVLTKADKVKEVEREKILHQVRGALAKHPAAYPEIILTSSEKGWGIPTLRSVIATLE; from the coding sequence ATGCAATTATCTTTTCCCCTCGCAGAAGAACCGGATGCCCAGACACTGGAGCGGGGACGACTGCTGTTTGCCGGTCAAACCGAATTTGTGAAAGGTGTCGTTGCGATGTCTGGCCTGCCAGAGGCCGACCGCCTTGAGGTCTGTTTTGCAGGCCGTTCAAATGTCGGAAAATCCACCCTCATTAATGCATTGACGGGCATGAAGGCTCTTGCACGCGCCTCCAACACGCCCGGACGCACACAGGAGATAAACTACTTCACTGCGGGTGATTTCTATCTGGTCGATCTTCCCGGCTATGGTTATGCAAATGCCCCCCTCCCCATTGTCGAAAAGTGGCAACGGTTACTCAAGCAGTTCCTACAAGGACGGCAAACCCTGCGCCGTGCCTTTGTCCTGATCGATGCACGCCATGGCGTAAAGTCCGTAGACGATGAGATCATGAGCCTGCTAGACAGTGCAGCCGTGACGTTCCAAGCTGTCCTGACAAAAGCTGACAAAGTGAAGGAAGTCGAACGCGAAAAGATCCTCCATCAAGTACGTGGTGCGCTTGCCAAGCATCCTGCTGCCTATCCTGAAATTATTTTGACTTCTTCAGAAAAAGGCTGGGGTATTCCAACACTACGCTCTGTCATTGCCACGCTCGAATAA
- the argB gene encoding acetylglutamate kinase, with translation MRKQEMNRDWAATAATLSQALPYMQRYNDATVVIKLGGHAMGSDEAMVEFARDVVLMRQVGVNPVIVHGGGPMINDMLKRLNIKSEFVNGKRVTDAATMEVVEMVLSGLVNAKIVQAISEQGGRAVGVSGKDSGLIICEAEDPALGLVGKPTKVNPRLLLDMADKELIPVIAPLGMGMNGETFNINGDTAAGAIAAALKADRLLLLTDVSGVKNAAGEVLTELTSTQIKEMTADGTIAGGMIPKTQTALDALAAGVRATVILDGRAPNACLLELFTEHGAGSIIRSA, from the coding sequence ATGAGAAAACAAGAAATGAACCGCGACTGGGCCGCCACTGCCGCTACATTGTCACAAGCGCTGCCCTACATGCAGCGCTATAACGACGCTACTGTTGTAATAAAGCTGGGCGGCCACGCCATGGGCAGCGACGAGGCAATGGTAGAGTTTGCCCGTGACGTCGTTCTAATGCGGCAAGTTGGGGTAAACCCTGTGATCGTGCATGGCGGCGGGCCAATGATCAATGACATGCTCAAGCGCCTCAATATTAAATCCGAATTCGTAAATGGCAAGCGTGTGACAGATGCCGCCACCATGGAAGTGGTCGAAATGGTGTTGTCTGGTCTGGTCAATGCAAAAATTGTGCAGGCGATTTCCGAGCAAGGAGGTCGCGCTGTTGGCGTCTCGGGTAAGGACAGTGGCCTCATCATCTGCGAGGCAGAAGATCCTGCTCTGGGACTTGTGGGAAAACCCACAAAGGTTAATCCGCGATTGCTGCTTGATATGGCCGATAAAGAGCTGATTCCTGTCATTGCTCCGTTGGGGATGGGAATGAATGGCGAGACGTTTAACATAAACGGAGATACCGCCGCCGGGGCCATCGCTGCTGCGCTCAAGGCTGACCGTCTACTGCTGCTAACGGATGTGTCAGGCGTGAAAAATGCCGCGGGCGAGGTTCTCACCGAGCTTACGTCAACTCAAATCAAGGAAATGACAGCAGACGGAACGATTGCCGGCGGAATGATCCCGAAGACGCAAACCGCCCTCGATGCTTTGGCAGCGGGGGTGCGGGCAACCGTTATTCTCGACGGTCGTGCACCAAATGCATGTCTCTTGGAGCTCTTCACAGAGCACGGTGCAGGCTCAATCATTCGCTCCGCCTGA
- a CDS encoding SixA phosphatase family protein, whose translation MKRLILMRHAKSDWSDPMTTDHERGLNARGIASAKALGRWLEEHKLMPDLVLCSDATRTRETLALLNLSSAEKAFSRELYLAEPDVMLRLVMQQTADCMMIVAHNPGIAMLAASLPSDEPDHDEFDTYPTGATLVVEFDIGTWREIALNTGSLAHFTVPRDIMR comes from the coding sequence ATGAAGCGCCTTATCCTCATGCGCCACGCCAAGTCGGACTGGTCGGATCCTATGACCACCGACCACGAACGTGGCCTGAATGCACGCGGCATTGCCAGCGCAAAAGCGTTGGGCCGCTGGCTGGAGGAACATAAATTGATGCCGGATCTGGTTCTATGTTCCGACGCGACGCGCACGCGTGAAACGCTCGCACTTTTGAATTTAAGCTCTGCGGAGAAGGCATTCAGTCGTGAACTCTATCTTGCCGAACCAGACGTGATGTTGCGGCTCGTGATGCAGCAAACGGCAGATTGTATGATGATTGTCGCTCATAATCCTGGCATTGCAATGCTCGCGGCTTCTCTCCCAAGCGATGAACCGGATCATGACGAATTTGATACCTACCCAACGGGGGCGACGCTCGTTGTGGAGTTTGACATCGGAACATGGCGAGAGATAGCCTTGAACACCGGATCACTCGCACACTTCACGGTCCCAAGGGACATTATGCGCTAA
- a CDS encoding amino acid ABC transporter ATP-binding protein, protein MAESAKMQVSDQVAISIQNMNKWYGTFHVLRDIDLTVYQGERIVVCGPSGSGKSTLIRCINALEEHQKGSIEVDGTLLSSDLKNIDKIRSEVGMCFQHFNLFPHLSILDNLTLAPIWVRKTPKKEAEAIAMHYLEKVKIPDQADKFPGQLSGGQQQRVAIARSLCMKPRIMLFDEPTSALDPEMIKEVLDTMIELAEEGMTMICVTHEMGFARQVANRVIFMDHGQIVEQNEPEEFFNNPQSPRTQLFLSQILGH, encoded by the coding sequence ATGGCTGAATCCGCAAAGATGCAAGTGTCCGACCAAGTCGCGATTTCGATCCAGAATATGAACAAATGGTACGGCACGTTCCACGTGCTGCGCGATATTGACCTGACGGTATACCAAGGGGAGCGTATCGTTGTATGCGGGCCCTCGGGGTCGGGAAAGTCTACCCTGATCCGGTGCATTAATGCTCTCGAAGAGCACCAGAAGGGATCGATTGAAGTTGATGGCACTTTGCTGTCCTCTGACCTCAAAAACATCGATAAGATTCGTTCTGAGGTTGGCATGTGCTTTCAGCACTTTAACCTGTTTCCGCATCTGAGCATTCTCGACAATCTCACACTTGCTCCGATCTGGGTTCGCAAAACACCCAAGAAAGAAGCTGAAGCGATTGCGATGCATTATCTCGAAAAGGTAAAAATTCCCGATCAGGCGGACAAATTTCCCGGTCAGTTGTCCGGTGGTCAGCAACAGCGCGTGGCCATCGCCCGTTCACTGTGTATGAAACCTCGGATCATGTTGTTCGACGAGCCTACATCCGCGCTTGATCCTGAGATGATCAAGGAGGTACTCGACACGATGATCGAGCTTGCCGAGGAAGGTATGACGATGATCTGTGTTACGCACGAGATGGGCTTTGCCCGTCAGGTCGCTAACCGTGTTATCTTTATGGATCATGGCCAGATTGTTGAGCAGAACGAGCCTGAAGAGTTCTTCAACAATCCGCAGAGCCCGCGTACGCAGCTGTTTCTGAGCCAGATTTTGGGTCACTAA